The Panicum hallii strain FIL2 chromosome 9, PHallii_v3.1, whole genome shotgun sequence genome has a window encoding:
- the LOC112872814 gene encoding glucan endo-1,3-beta-glucosidase 7: MGAAAGKRKPVSSLLPIWLLCLVCGSSAQPYIGVNYGEVADNLPPPEETARLLKSTAISKVRLYGVDAGLIRALAGSNISVVVGVANGDIPSLAADPAAASRWLAANVLPFVPATAISVVAVGNEVLESGDASLAAALLPAMQNLRAAAAAAGDGAAGVRFSTVNTMGVMAQSDPPSTGAFHPDIAPQLQGILGFLSKTGAPFMINPYPWFAYQSDPRPDTLAFCLFQPNAGRVDAGSKIKYTNMFDAQLDAVKSAMVRAGYGNVDILVAETGWPTRGDAGEPGASVENARAYVSNLVAHLRSGAGTPLMPGKPVETYLFALYDEDLKPGPTSERSFGLYHTDLSMAYDAGLASAAGAAGGAPAAGQPRASGGWCVARDGASDAELQADLDYACAQVGVDCGAIQPGGACFEPNTVRAHAAYAMNQLYQAAGRHPWNCDFRASATLTSDNPSYGACVYTGGGQ, translated from the exons atgggcgcggcggcggggaagcggaagcccgTCTCATCTCTGCTGCCAATCTGGCTTCTCTGCCTCGTCTGCGGGTCGA GCGCGCAGCCGTACATCGGCGTCAACtacggcgaggtggcggacaACCTGCCGCCGCCGGAGGAGACGGCGCGGCTGCTCAAGTCCACGGCCATCTCCAAGGTGCGGCTCTACGGCGTCGACGCGGGGCTCATCCGCGCGCTGGCCGGCTCCAACATCTCCGTGGTGGTCGGCGTGGCCAACGGCGACATCCCCTCGCTGGCCGCGGACCCGGCCGCGGCGTCCCGGTGGCTCGCCGCCAACGTGCTCCCGTTCGTCCCGGCGACGGCCATCTCTGTCGTGGCCGTGGGCAACGAGGTGCTCGAGTCCGGGGACGCCTCCCTGGCCGCGGCGCTGCTCCCGGCCATGCAGAACctccgcgccgcggcggcggccgcgggcgacGGCGCCGCGGGTGTCCGGTTCTCCACCGTCAACACCATGGGCGTTATGGCGCAGTCCGACCCGCCGTCCACGGGCGCGTTCCACCCGGACATCGCGCCGCAGCTGCAGGGCATCCTGGGCTTCCTCAGCAAGACCGGCGCGCCCTTCATGATCAACCCCTACCCGTGGTTCGCGTACCAGTCCGACCCGCGCCCGGACACGCTCGCCTTCTGCCTCTTCCAGCCCAACGCCGGCCGCGTCGACGCCGGGTCCAAGATCAAGTACACCAACATGTTCGACGCGCAGCTGGACGCCGTCAAGTCCGCGATGGTGCGCGCCGGGTACGGGAACGTGGACATCCTGGTGGCGGAGACGGGGTGGCCGACCAGGGGCGACGCCGGGGAGCCCGGCGCCTCGGTGGAGAACGCCAGGGCGTACGTGTCGAACCTGGTGGCCCACCTGCGGTCCGGCGCCGGCACGCCGCTGATGCCGGGGAAGCCGGTGGAGACGTACCTGTTCGCGCTGTACGACGAGGACCTCAAGCCCGGGCCGACGTCGGAGCGCTCCTTCGGGCTGTACCACACGGATCTGAGCATGGCGTACGACGCCGGGCTGGCGTCGGCGGCCGGGGCCGCGGgcggagcgccggcggcgggacAGCCGAGGGCCAGCGGCGGGTGGTGCGTGGCGCGGGACGGCGCGTCGGACGCGGAGCTGCAGGCGGACCTGGACTACGCGTGCGCGCAGGTGGGCGTGGACTGCGGCGCCATCCAGCCCGGCGGCGCGTGCTTCGAGCCCAACACGGTGCGCGCCCACGCGGCGTACGCCATGAACCAGCTGTACCAGGCGGCGGGGCGGCACCCCTGGAACTGCGACTTCCGGGCGTCCGCCACGCTCACCTCCGACAACCCCA GCTACGGCGCGTGCGTGTACACCGGGGGAGGCCAATGA
- the LOC112875819 gene encoding uncharacterized protein LOC112875819, with product MITRSKLVEQLRDYQIRSQHKRDIIGAISWGLLCCFLIISSYMTLYFRHFWLSAVIISLGILLPAGLYILRQRKLAKKRERRLLLPLSM from the exons ATGATAACCCGGTCGAAGCTGGTGGAGCAGCTCCGCGACTACCAGATCCGATCCCAGCACAA GCGTGACATTATCGGAGCAATCTCATGGGGCCTGCTGTGTTGCTTTCTGATAATATCCTCGTACATGACGCTATACTTCAGGCACTTTTGGCTTAGTGCTGTTATCATCTCACTCGGCATTCTCCTTCCTGCTGGCCTGTATATTTTGAGGCAGAGAAAGCTGGCtaagaagagagagagaagacTGTTGTTGCCTCTCTCCATGTAA
- the LOC112876523 gene encoding deoxyuridine 5'-triphosphate nucleotidohydrolase yields the protein MAGNFGAICSRAAASLFSPRRRRRLLLLSTPAPPRFLPFSHRLHPGTFSTTAMAASNGAAATDAVQEPPQKISKLAPLLKVKKLSDKAVLPSRGSALAAGYDLSSAAEMVVPARGKALVPTDLSIAIPEGTYARVAPRSGLALKHSIDVGAGVIDADYRGPVGVILFNHSDTDFAVKPGDRIAQMIIEVIAAPEVAEVEDLDATVRGEGGFGSTGV from the exons ATGGCGGGAAACTTTGGCGCCATCTgttcccgcgccgccgcctccctatttagcccgcgccgccgccgccgcctcctcctcctctcaaCTCCAGCTCCTCCCAGATTTCTCCCCTTCTCCCACCGCCTTCACCCAGGAACCTTCTCGACCACCGCCATGGCCGCCTCcaacggcgccgccgccaccgacgcAGTCCAGGAGCCTccccagaagatctccaagctCGCGCCCTTGCTCAAGGTGAAGAAGCTCTCCGACAAGGCCGTCCTGCCGTCCCGCGgctccgccctcgccgccggctacgACCTCTCGAG CGCGGCGGAGATGGTGGTGCCGGCGAGGGGGAAGGCGCTGGTGCCGACGGACCTCAGCATCGCCATCCCGGAGGGCACCTACGCGCGCGTCG CGCCGAGGTCGGGGCTGGCGCTGAAGCACTCCATCGACGTGGGCGCGGGCGTGATCGACGCGGACTACCGCGGCCCCGTCGGGGTCATCCTCTTCAACCACTCGGACACGGACTTCGCCGTGAAGCCCGGCGACCGGATCGCCCAGATGATCATCGAGGTGATCGCGGCGCCGGAGGTCGCGGAGGTGGAGGACCTCGACGCCACCGTGCGCGGCGAGGGAGGGTTCGGATCCACCGGCGTCTGA
- the LOC112876354 gene encoding guanine nucleotide-binding protein subunit beta, giving the protein MASVAELKEKHAAATASVNSLRERLRQRREMLLDTDVARYSKAQGRAPVSFNPTDLVCCRTLQGHSGKVYSLDWTPEKNWIVSASQDGRLIVWNALTSQKTHAIKLHCPWVMTCAFAPNGQSVACGGLDSACSIFNLNSQADRDGNMPVSRILTGHKGYVSSCQYVPDQETRLITSSGDQTCVLWDVTTGQRISIFGGEFPSGHTADVQSVSINSSNTNMFVSGSCDATVRLWDIRIASRAVRTYHGHEADVNSVKFFPDGHRFGTGSDDGTCRLFDMRTGHQLQVYSREPARNDNELPTVTSIAFSISGRLLFAGYSNGDCYVWDTLLAEVVLNLGNLQNSHDGRISCLGMSSDGSALCTGSWDKNLKIWAFSGHRKIV; this is encoded by the exons ATGGCGTCCGTGGCGGAGCTCAAGGAGAAGCACGCCGCGGCGACGGCGTCGGTCAACTCCCTGCGCGAGCGCCTCCGCCAGCGCCGGGAGATGCTCCTCGACACCGACG TGGCGAGGTACTCCAAGGCGCAGGGGAGGGCGCCGGTGAGCTTCAATCCGACGGATCTGGTCTGCTGCCGCACGCTGCAGGGCCACAGCGGAAAG GTATATTCTCTGGATTGGACTCCTGAAAAGAATTGGATAGTCAGTGCCTCACAAGATGGAAGGCTAATTGTATGGAATGCATTAACAAGCCAGAAAACACATGCCATAAAGCTGCATTGCCCATGGGTGATGACGTGTGCTTTTGCACCCAATGGCCAGTCGGTTGCCTGTGGTGGTCTAGATAGTGCATGCTCTATTTTCAATCTTAACTCGCAAGCAGACAGAGATGGGAACATGCCTGTATCTAGAATTCTTACTGGACACAAGGGCTATGTTTCGTCATGCCAATATGTCCCAGATCAGGAAACTCGCCTTATTACAAGCTCAGGCGATCAGACATGTGTTCTGTGGGATGTTACTACTGGCCAGAGGATATCAATATTTGGAGGTGAATTTCCATCAGGGCATACAGCTGATGTTCAAAG TGTATCCATCAACTCATCAAATACGAATATGTTTGTCTCTGGCTCATGTGATGCAACTGTGAGGCTGTGGGATATAAGAATTGCAAGTCGGGCTGTTCGAACCTATCATGGACATGAGGCTGATGTTAACAGTGTGAAGTTTTTCCCTGATGGCCATAGGTTTGGTACTGGCTCAGATGATGGCACATGTAGATTATTTGACATGAGAACAGGGCATCAACTTCAGGTGTACAGTAGGGAGCCTGCTAGGAATGATAATGAACTACCTACTGTTACATCTATCGCATTTTCGATATCAGGAAGGCTACTTTTTGCTGGGTACTCCAATGGTGACTGTTATGTGTGGGACACACTTCTTGCCGAG GTGGTACTTAATTTGGGAAACCTCCAGAACTCCCATGATGGTCGGATAAGTTGCCTTGGAATGTCATCTGATGGGAGTGCATTGTGTACAGGAAGTTGGGACAAAAATTTGAAG ATTTGGGCCTTCAGTGGACACCGGAAAATAGTTTGA
- the LOC112872709 gene encoding putative cyclin-dependent kinase F-2, whose amino-acid sequence MKFLNEPGGGHATLLREARFLESCAGNPLVVGSHGLAHDPATTELCLIMECAGQSLHDALRCQRPRGVPPLPEATVRAAMWLLLTGAKRMHDAHIIHRYIKPQNLLVGDDQMVRFCDLGLAVYMAERPPYEPAGTLWYMAPETLLGKPDYVALVDIWSLGCVMAELIDGRPLLQGLNYEDQLCAIFGVLGMPDDTTWPWFSSTPFASEMPELDKQRCKGSVLCKFPETKLSKEGFEVLSGLLTCNPDKRLTAAAALKHPWFSKIQSPEVPKTEEAVSPLPNPRDRGCCVRDLDFL is encoded by the coding sequence ATGAAGTTCCTCAACGAGCCCGGCGGCGGCCACGCCACGCTGCTGCGGGAAGCGCGCTTCCTCGAGTCGTGTGCCGGGAACCCGCTCGTCGTCGGCTCCCACGGGCTCGCCCACGACCCGGCCACCACGGAGCTCTGCCTCATCATGGAGTGCGCCGGCCAGAGCCTCCACGATGCCCTGCGCTGCCAACGCCCCCGCGGGGTCCCGCCGCTGCCCGAGGCCACGGTGCGCGCCGCCATGTGGCTGCTGCTGACGGGCGCCAAGAGGATGCACGACGCCCACATCATCCACCGCTACATCAAGCCGCAGAACCTCCTCGTCGGCGACGACCAGATGGTCAGGTTCTGCGACCTCGGGCTCGCCGTGTACATGGCCGAGCGGCCGCCGTACGAGCCGGCCGGCACGCTGTGGTACATGGCGCCCGAGACGCTGCTGGGGAAGCCCGACTACGTCGCGCTCGTCGACATCTGGTCGCTCGGCTGCGTCATGGCGGAGCTCATCGACGGGAGGCCTCTGCTCCAGGGCCTCAACTACGAAGACCAGCTCTGCGCGATCTTCGGCGTGCTCGGTATGCCGGATGACACGACCTGGCCGTGGTTCTCGTCCACGCCGTTCGCCAGCGAGATGCCGGAGCTGGACAAGCAGCGGTGCAAGGGCAGCGTCCTCTGCAAGTTCCCAGAGACGAAGCTGTCCAAGGAAGGATTCGAAGTCCTCAGTGGCCTCCTCACGTGCAACCCCGACAAGCGGCTCACGGCAGCCGCCGCGCTCAAGCATCCATGGTTCTCTAAGATCCAATCACCGGAGGTGCCAAAGACAGAAGAAGCAGTGTCGCCGTTGCCCAACCCAAGAGACCGAGGCTGCTGTGTGCGTGACTTAGATTTCCTCTGA